The following coding sequences are from one Cucurbita pepo subsp. pepo cultivar mu-cu-16 unplaced genomic scaffold, ASM280686v2 Cp4.1_scaffold002416, whole genome shotgun sequence window:
- the LOC111786683 gene encoding remorin-like isoform X2, whose protein sequence is MTAVSAPHSDKLVPPKDRDVALARVELEKKLALIKAWEESEKIKAENRAYKRLSAIDSWENTKKASIQAQLMKLEKMEKKKAEYGELMKNKIVGIHKQGEEKKATIVAERREQCLKVEETAAKYRASGFTPKALLLKCFSG, encoded by the exons atgaCAGCGGTTTCAGCTCCTCATTCCGACAAACTTGTTCCTCCAAAGGACAGAG ATGTTGCGTTGGCTCGTGTCGAATTGGAGAAGAAGTTGGCATTGATCAAAGCATGGGAGGAGAGTGAGAAGATCAAGGCAGAGAACAG GGCATACAAACGGCTCTCTGCTATTGATTCTTGGGAGAATACCAAAAAAGCTTCAATACAAGCACAGCTGATGAAGTTAGAg aaaatggagaagaagaaagctgaGTATGGCGAGctaatgaagaacaaaatcgTTGGAATTCACAAGCAAGGTGAAGAGAAGAAAGCAACCATTGTAGCCGAGCGAAGAGAACAGTGTCTGAAGGTCGAGGAGACTGCAGCAAAATATCGAGCTTCCGGGTTCACCCCGAAGGCTCTACTACTCAAATGCTTCAGTGGTTGA
- the LOC111786683 gene encoding remorin-like isoform X1: MTAVSAPHSDKLVPPKDRDVALARVELEKKLALIKAWEESEKIKAENRAYKRLSAIDSWENTKKASIQAQLMKLEEKMEKKKAEYGELMKNKIVGIHKQGEEKKATIVAERREQCLKVEETAAKYRASGFTPKALLLKCFSG; the protein is encoded by the exons atgaCAGCGGTTTCAGCTCCTCATTCCGACAAACTTGTTCCTCCAAAGGACAGAG ATGTTGCGTTGGCTCGTGTCGAATTGGAGAAGAAGTTGGCATTGATCAAAGCATGGGAGGAGAGTGAGAAGATCAAGGCAGAGAACAG GGCATACAAACGGCTCTCTGCTATTGATTCTTGGGAGAATACCAAAAAAGCTTCAATACAAGCACAGCTGATGAAGTTAGAg gagaaaatggagaagaagaaagctgaGTATGGCGAGctaatgaagaacaaaatcgTTGGAATTCACAAGCAAGGTGAAGAGAAGAAAGCAACCATTGTAGCCGAGCGAAGAGAACAGTGTCTGAAGGTCGAGGAGACTGCAGCAAAATATCGAGCTTCCGGGTTCACCCCGAAGGCTCTACTACTCAAATGCTTCAGTGGTTGA